The DNA window ATGATATTTCGTATTATACAGCTGTCCGTAGTTGGTAATTATATGGCTCAACTCTCCTCACATGATGATTCATTGAGTGTTGGGGGTTGTGAAGTCAAATTTGGTTGAATTGCTAACTCTGATATACTTATTTGTTTTCCAGCTACCTGAGTGGGAACTTCCTTAACGGGACAGTGCCACAATTGATGGAAGACGGTTCCCTTTCCATCCAGAACTTAATATTTAATACGTACTCCTATTTCCCACTTATCATAGAAGTGGAATGATAACAAAATTCATATAGATAGCAATGTAGTTGATTGAAAACTTACAATTTGACTGCAGCGATCTATCCTACAACAACTTCACATCTCTAAATCCAGTACCAAGTTGTTTATTGTTCATCCCTATGTGTATGCTGGCTGTGTTCACATTTTCATTACTCACTTACATATCGCCACTCCTTTTCAGAAACTTGTTTCCCAACTGAAATGGAAACACTTACACATTTCTCTTTCATGCATTTTCAATTCAACATCAATATCACCTTCTTTTGGCTCCCTATCGTGACAACTCACTTGTATATAATATAATGGACGATGTTTATTCAACTAGTCATCCTTGGAAACTAAATACACCTCCTTGTTAGTTCATGCTTAGGTTAAGAATGGATTGCAAACGTAAAAGTTCAAGATTTTGcttatttaagaaaaaaaaaaagagtcatttttgtgtttttatatGGGGGTGATGAGAGGATCAAGCCGTTAAGGTAGTTCGTGTAAAACAACTCTAAATGTGTAAATTATTGAGGAATATTCTTATTTGTTTTGGATATTCCTACCAAGCAGATAGCAATTCTGAAAACTTCTACCAAGGTGAAAAATGGGGATTCAGCAGCACAGGCAAGTTCTGGAATACTGAAACacttggaaaatatttttttgcatCAAGCGACTTAAACACTTCAGGGCTGGAATCTAGGATTAAATTATCAAATTGTAGTGGAAATTTGTTTGAGAAATATTGTAGTGGAAATATTTGGGGTGATGTGGTACTAGTACTAGTACCACATCGTTTATTTACTCTCACTTTACCATTATTCTCTCCCTTGCTTTACTATTTATCCATTTTATCtgtttattatcatttttataaaacgagggCAGAAAAGTCAATAGGGGtactaaagtgggacggaggagggagtactataatataGAGATCATGAATGTATATTAACAAAGTTTGGTTTGCTTTTTCAATATCATGAGAAACCACACTTGAAATTTAACCATTAATCAAGCAAAAAATACCTCGGAAACAAAGGagtaataattaaatccaattattaaaAAGTATAAacctaaaaacaaaaaaaggttAGAAAACATCAAGAATTTCCAAAACATAATTATTACAGAGAGGGCAATTGCCCCCTTGAACCCACATCTCCCTCGAACACAGCCGGCAAAACGAATGCCCGCACGGATCAAACGCCGCCCCCTTATGCCTCACCATACAAATACTACAGTTAATATTCGCCTCTCCCCCgtcctgctcctcctcctcctcctcctcctccatccCGTACTCGTCATCGTTCTCCGCCAGCAGCGACATCAGCGACATCTTCACCTGCCCCTCCGCCTCCCCGCccccctcctcctccgccgcctcctcctcctgcAGCCGCCGCAGGGGCGAGGGGTCGCTGTCGAACCTCCCGCTCCTCTCGTTGCGGCCGCTGGAGTTGCGCCTCAGGCTGGAGGAGAGGAAGTCCTGCTGCGGCACGGCCCCGATCTCCGCGCCCTGCAGCATGCCCGGGTCGGACTCCGGGGCCGCGCTCACCCGGCCCGAGGGGTGCCGGAACATGACGCGATTCTGGACCGGCACGTCCGAGGCCGGGACGGACACGCTCGACGTCCACGCGGAGCCGCTGCCGGCGCGGCGGCCTTGGCTGCGGATCTTTTCCTTGAAGTGCCTCCAGCCGCGGAGCTCCTCTTTCGAGTCGCCATCGTCGGGGTCGTCGTGGATGACGTCCGTTAGGGTGCGGGTGGATACGGCGCGGGTGAATTTTCCtgcgccgctgctgctgccgccgtCGCCGTCGGTTTCCATCCGCCGCCGTTAAATCTGACTTACAATGATAATTTTGatgcttttttttttgtatgtaAACTGAAATGTAGAAATTTCATGATTTACTTTTTGAAATAAAGGAGGAAAAATAGTGTAATAGATGGTATTTGAGGAAAGATTGAACGAGTCTAGAGggatttgttttttgttttactaattactactctctctgctccc is part of the Salvia splendens isolate huo1 chromosome 22, SspV2, whole genome shotgun sequence genome and encodes:
- the LOC121786978 gene encoding E3 ubiquitin-protein ligase COP1-like, which translates into the protein METDGDGGSSSGAGKFTRAVSTRTLTDVIHDDPDDGDSKEELRGWRHFKEKIRSQGRRAGSGSAWTSSVSVPASDVPVQNRVMFRHPSGRVSAAPESDPGMLQGAEIGAVPQQDFLSSSLRRNSSGRNERSGRFDSDPSPLRRLQEEEAAEEEGGGEAEGQVKMSLMSLLAENDDEYGMEEEEEEEEQDGGEANINCSICMVRHKGAAFDPCGHSFCRLCSREMWVQGGNCPLCNNYVLEILDVF